Below is a genomic region from Desulfuromonas sp..
ATGGCTCCTGTTCCGCACTTTCCCCGCGAGGTCGAGGCCTGCCCCGGAAGAGGAGGGGGCTGAAGATGGATTTTACCCTCAGTTCCGAACAGTCTGCCTATCGTGACAAGGTCCGCTCCTTCGCGCGAAAGCACGTGGCGCCCCTTGCAGCCCGATGGGACGAGGAAGAGACCTTCCCCCGGGAGATCCTTCCTTTGCTCGGCGATGCTGGTCTTCTCGGGGTCACCGTGCCGAGGGCCTGGGGAGGGCAGGGGCTCGATCTCTTCCACCTGGTCCTGGCCATCGAAGAGATCGCCCGGTACGACGGGTCCCTGGCTCTGGCCCTGGCGGCCCACCATTCGATCGTCTGCGGCCACCTGCTCCTGTCCGGGACCGAGGCCCAGAAAGATTCCTGGCTGCCGCGCCTGACAGGGGGCGCGGTCGGAGCCTGGGCCCTCGCCGAGGGACAGGCCGGCAGCGACGCCTCCTCCATCAAGACCGAGGCGCGTTCAACGGAGGCCGTGTGGAGCCTTTGGGGATCGAAGATGTTCGTGACCCAGGCCCCCCTGGCCGACATCTTTATCGTCCTCGCCATGACCGGGGGCGGGGCCCGTCACAACGGCATCAGCGCATTTCTGGTCGAGGCCGGCGCCGCAGGGCTGCGGATCGGAAAGCCCCTGCACAAGATGGGCTGCCGCGCAACCGAGACCGCCCCTGTCGGACTCCACGGCGTGGAGGTAGGAAGCGAAGCCCTGCTCGGCGAACTCAACGGGGGGTTTCGCGACGCGATGCGTCTTCTCGACGTTGGGCGCGTCGTTATGGGGGCCATGGCCGTCGGTCTGGCCCGCGGCTGTCTGGAGGAGGCGACCTCCTTCGCCCGCAAGAGGCGGCAGTTCGGCCGTCCCATCGGCCAGCACCAGGCCATCGGCTGGATGCTCGCGGACATGGCCACCGAGACAGACGCCGCTCGCCTGCTGGTCCACCGTGCGGCCGCAGGGATCGGACAGGGGCGGGTGAAAACGCGGGAAGCGGCGATGGCCAAACTCTTCGCGGCCGAAACTGCGAGCCGGGTCGCCAACAAGGCGGTGCAGGTCCACGGCGGCTACGGTTATCTGCGGAGTTCCCCCGTGGAGCGGTACCTGAGGGACGTCAAGCTGTGCGAGATCGGCGAGGGGACCAGCGAGGTGCAGCGCCTGGTAATCGGCAGGGATATCCTGAAGGGCTAGCATTGAATCGCAGGAAAGGAAGTGATCGGCAATGACCCTGGCGGAAAAGATACTACGCGG
It encodes:
- a CDS encoding acyl-CoA dehydrogenase family protein, with product MDFTLSSEQSAYRDKVRSFARKHVAPLAARWDEEETFPREILPLLGDAGLLGVTVPRAWGGQGLDLFHLVLAIEEIARYDGSLALALAAHHSIVCGHLLLSGTEAQKDSWLPRLTGGAVGAWALAEGQAGSDASSIKTEARSTEAVWSLWGSKMFVTQAPLADIFIVLAMTGGGARHNGISAFLVEAGAAGLRIGKPLHKMGCRATETAPVGLHGVEVGSEALLGELNGGFRDAMRLLDVGRVVMGAMAVGLARGCLEEATSFARKRRQFGRPIGQHQAIGWMLADMATETDAARLLVHRAAAGIGQGRVKTREAAMAKLFAAETASRVANKAVQVHGGYGYLRSSPVERYLRDVKLCEIGEGTSEVQRLVIGRDILKG